A stretch of Paenibacillus peoriae DNA encodes these proteins:
- a CDS encoding SIR2 family protein, with translation MSGNIEKYEEHLKIIKEALEMQNAYLFIGAGFSQNAEPKTVNTETSFKTWPGFMNQLALKLWPNETSDQISSRVAGDHLFIAQLFEEEFGRERFYHELLEAVPYKDYVPSAIHREVMEISDSAKWRGFITTNQDCLIEQTLDELHIFHDVIIDDLDLSTKPSPVKVYKLHGSMESPNSIIFTEEQYRTFENNHPLLHLKIRSIFAENIVVFVGFSLTDTNFKSIVGWVRDILTVNYQKKAYAFIFDKDIDVYTYRYWEKRNIILLPISTAGFLDRGNAYVTGLREYINFFKQSNFQDTNNESTEVIDTIIESIDNLILPGTWEDKKTEELLKILSKFKKYSSDILFNRLVPFFNNIFPDLEASRQLEILLTLYEPSIMFNKINETSLSDLIINLLKNTQEFYDKDFLYKLLADKAEKLFAYGNYDEVKEHVRNSLNSYKDISVSYKNELLYWQICAEKLSFNFNMIKTLLHQIVIDWHNPLWLNRLASIHYFNGDLAIALNYYNRAIESGMQKKDDWNTYTALASKIHLHSNNYSENMKLSRQDEESTIRISNNLRHKLKELDHPTFKQWEKVREIKEQWWTVYKNWKEGLVSESGSFHSFKSEAIYKVYEAIWFHQYNGLPDQSLMGTTFDVITDIFVENNNYEKAASLSLIFGFNKKISALFHYKKISELQDQVYRNIFNQSIMSAKHLIDHCKSQQNSKDLSMLETWIETLLNLWERIFPFLFDKEISEVQGCLYQLKDSITGLGRIFSIRENIIQVMVTCLFYRKDQKILETLIQWIAEMPISFRLIRPLQNVIWNEFRGSKLISSEFLEIVLSVNDIYCCNLIYDWIKEGILEDYQISKVVQHLFIEDRGSIEEKLLLSPLVKEKVDDTLISEIITSGVDKFGKHQSSNDMFLLFYLAKVADKMKEEQINRLIELTEEKIENAQKGKPLSFFTAYSEEEEGITGAFLLLLSNLFLDKKIGMNDVVEKVQKYYKWDRHAYQALEVFAVLDGMKEKIEQQLLSGIQSFNLNTRTEYSYLIGRFMGRVENIDEGNEKLLKHLFFSVFDTSVEVSSEAIRAFAFIASENSSVISKNMLIDIINIVKDTLSRKHVGYLTNLAFFLKEVSKLEKLEDEQAFIVKETINKLKNMPYANVRRELL, from the coding sequence GTGAGCGGTAATATTGAGAAATACGAGGAGCATTTGAAAATTATAAAAGAAGCATTAGAAATGCAAAATGCTTATTTGTTCATTGGTGCGGGATTTTCACAGAACGCAGAACCTAAGACAGTAAATACTGAAACTAGCTTCAAAACTTGGCCTGGATTTATGAATCAATTAGCATTAAAGTTGTGGCCAAATGAGACATCAGACCAAATTTCAAGTAGGGTGGCTGGAGACCATCTGTTTATTGCCCAATTGTTTGAGGAAGAGTTTGGTCGAGAGCGGTTCTACCATGAACTTTTAGAGGCGGTACCTTATAAAGACTATGTTCCTTCAGCAATACATAGAGAGGTTATGGAGATTAGTGATTCAGCAAAATGGCGTGGGTTTATTACAACCAATCAAGATTGCCTTATTGAGCAGACATTAGATGAACTTCATATTTTTCATGATGTAATAATCGATGATTTGGACCTGTCTACTAAGCCTTCTCCTGTCAAAGTGTATAAATTGCATGGAAGTATGGAAAGCCCCAACAGCATAATTTTCACAGAGGAACAATATCGGACATTTGAGAATAATCATCCATTACTACACTTAAAAATAAGGTCGATATTTGCTGAAAACATTGTTGTTTTTGTTGGATTCAGTTTAACAGATACAAATTTTAAATCTATAGTTGGATGGGTTAGAGACATTTTGACTGTGAATTACCAGAAAAAAGCATATGCATTTATTTTCGATAAAGATATAGATGTTTATACCTATAGATACTGGGAAAAAAGAAACATAATACTTCTTCCTATTTCAACCGCAGGTTTTTTAGACCGTGGTAATGCTTATGTAACGGGCTTAAGGGAATATATAAATTTTTTTAAGCAATCAAATTTTCAGGATACAAACAATGAATCTACTGAAGTTATTGATACAATAATTGAAAGTATTGATAATTTAATATTACCGGGGACTTGGGAAGATAAAAAAACAGAAGAATTGTTAAAAATTTTGTCCAAATTTAAAAAATACTCCTCTGATATTTTGTTTAATAGGCTCGTTCCGTTTTTCAATAATATATTTCCTGATTTAGAGGCAAGTAGGCAACTTGAAATTCTATTAACATTATATGAGCCTTCTATAATGTTTAATAAAATAAATGAAACTTCCTTGAGTGATCTTATAATTAATCTCTTGAAAAATACACAGGAGTTTTATGATAAAGACTTTTTGTATAAACTTTTGGCAGACAAAGCTGAAAAGCTGTTTGCCTATGGGAATTATGATGAAGTGAAAGAACATGTTCGAAATAGTTTGAATAGTTATAAAGATATTTCAGTGAGTTATAAAAATGAACTACTATACTGGCAGATTTGTGCAGAAAAACTGTCTTTTAATTTTAACATGATCAAAACTTTACTCCATCAAATAGTTATTGATTGGCATAATCCTCTTTGGCTAAATAGATTAGCTTCTATACATTATTTTAATGGGGATCTTGCTATAGCATTGAATTATTACAATAGAGCAATCGAAAGTGGTATGCAGAAAAAAGACGATTGGAATACCTATACAGCTTTAGCGTCAAAAATACATTTACATTCCAATAACTACTCCGAAAATATGAAGTTATCAAGGCAAGATGAGGAATCTACTATTCGAATTTCAAATAATCTGAGGCATAAATTAAAAGAATTGGATCATCCAACGTTTAAACAATGGGAAAAAGTAAGGGAGATTAAAGAGCAGTGGTGGACAGTTTATAAAAATTGGAAAGAAGGACTTGTTTCAGAAAGTGGTAGTTTCCATTCATTTAAATCAGAGGCGATTTATAAAGTATACGAAGCCATTTGGTTTCATCAATACAATGGTCTTCCTGACCAAAGTTTAATGGGGACAACATTTGATGTTATAACAGATATCTTCGTAGAAAATAATAATTATGAAAAAGCGGCTTCGTTATCTCTTATCTTTGGTTTTAACAAGAAGATATCTGCTTTATTTCACTACAAAAAAATATCTGAATTACAAGATCAAGTTTACAGAAATATTTTTAATCAATCAATTATGTCTGCTAAACATTTAATAGACCATTGTAAGTCGCAACAAAATAGTAAAGACTTATCTATGTTGGAAACATGGATCGAAACTTTACTAAATTTATGGGAAAGAATTTTTCCTTTCTTATTCGATAAAGAAATTTCAGAAGTTCAAGGATGTTTGTATCAATTAAAAGATTCTATCACGGGACTTGGTCGCATTTTTTCGATCAGAGAGAATATCATTCAAGTTATGGTTACGTGTTTGTTTTATCGTAAGGACCAAAAAATCTTAGAAACATTAATACAGTGGATTGCGGAAATGCCCATAAGTTTTAGGCTTATTAGGCCGTTGCAAAATGTGATTTGGAATGAATTTAGAGGGAGTAAATTAATATCTAGCGAATTCCTTGAAATTGTCCTTTCTGTAAATGATATTTATTGCTGTAACCTTATCTATGATTGGATCAAAGAGGGGATTTTAGAGGATTATCAAATAAGTAAAGTAGTGCAACATCTTTTTATAGAGGATAGAGGTTCTATCGAGGAGAAGCTTCTACTTTCTCCTTTAGTAAAAGAGAAGGTGGACGATACCTTAATTTCAGAAATTATTACAAGCGGAGTTGATAAATTTGGAAAACATCAATCGAGTAACGATATGTTTTTACTATTCTATCTAGCAAAAGTTGCTGATAAAATGAAAGAAGAACAAATAAATAGATTAATAGAGCTTACAGAAGAAAAGATTGAAAATGCCCAAAAAGGAAAACCACTTAGCTTCTTTACGGCTTATTCAGAAGAAGAAGAAGGAATAACGGGGGCGTTTCTTCTTTTATTAAGTAATTTATTTTTGGATAAAAAAATTGGTATGAATGATGTAGTTGAGAAAGTTCAAAAATATTATAAGTGGGATAGACACGCTTATCAGGCACTGGAGGTTTTTGCTGTTTTAGATGGGATGAAGGAGAAGATTGAACAACAACTTTTAAGTGGAATTCAATCTTTTAACTTAAATACTCGGACAGAATATTCTTATCTAATTGGACGTTTTATGGGGAGAGTTGAAAATATAGACGAAGGAAATGAAAAGTTACTTAAACACTTATTTTTTTCGGTATTTGATACAAGCGTGGAAGTGTCTAGTGAAGCTATTCGTGCATTTGCATTTATTGCAAGTGAAAACAGTTCTGTTATTTCCAAAAATATGTTAATAGATATTATCAATATTGTCAAAGACACTCTTTCTCGAAAGCATGTTGGCTATCTAACCAATTTAGCTTTTTTTCTCAAAGAAGTAAGCAAATTAGAGAAGTTAGAAGATGAACAAGCTTTTATTGTGAAAGAGACCATAAATAAATTAAAAAACATGCCGTATGCTAATGTTAGGAGAGAATTATTATAA
- a CDS encoding SIR2 family protein — MLLDTLVDTEITKFIETRDIKHIKNIERYTDIIKEQTITERFLRSLGFTLDETAFFLSQLKVDDIVEEKIHLTCIAYEEDSTITLTTSICPVCNQTIREDDHELEPIYEIQIKAEDYATFKQGISDKLLNIFLNREYSNNYKTMVDNIPKIVPLVGAGFSVPLGAPSWEKLFLKFKDSISEDFHSTYEVVVKSGDYFKGIPLLYTLSKSVKTDEQLKVKAAQIIEGDIDYNISSEAHNYSDLLKVKFPYYLTTNYDNALNVFNSKFSVPLELEDIDDVQNFVFVNKFRVIHLHGILDKPNSLVLTKEDYDKKYTNDGFSKKVLALMVHKSLLFLGFSFSDVYFENLYNYVQKNVGGTHFIITTNAARADELIKFNIIPIVLKINNDTEIILALRYLLKNLEMKNHV; from the coding sequence ATGTTATTAGATACATTGGTGGATACAGAAATTACTAAATTTATTGAAACACGAGACATTAAACATATAAAAAATATTGAAAGATATACAGATATAATTAAAGAACAGACGATAACGGAAAGATTTCTTCGGAGTCTTGGTTTTACTTTGGATGAAACAGCATTTTTTCTAAGTCAATTAAAAGTTGACGATATTGTTGAAGAGAAAATTCATTTAACTTGTATTGCTTATGAAGAAGATTCGACTATCACTTTAACTACATCAATCTGTCCTGTATGCAATCAAACCATTCGTGAAGATGATCATGAATTAGAGCCCATTTATGAAATTCAAATAAAAGCAGAGGATTATGCAACATTTAAGCAGGGCATCAGCGATAAGTTACTAAACATTTTTCTGAATCGAGAATATTCAAACAATTATAAAACTATGGTTGATAATATTCCGAAAATTGTACCACTTGTTGGGGCTGGATTTTCAGTACCTCTAGGTGCCCCGTCGTGGGAAAAACTATTTTTGAAATTTAAAGATTCTATTTCAGAAGATTTTCATAGTACGTATGAAGTTGTGGTAAAATCGGGAGATTATTTTAAAGGAATACCTCTTCTTTATACACTTTCCAAAAGCGTAAAGACTGATGAGCAACTAAAAGTAAAAGCAGCTCAAATTATCGAAGGCGATATTGATTACAATATCTCTAGTGAAGCACACAATTATAGTGACTTACTGAAAGTTAAATTCCCTTATTATTTGACAACGAATTACGATAATGCTTTAAATGTCTTTAACAGCAAATTCTCAGTACCTCTTGAACTCGAGGATATAGATGACGTCCAGAATTTTGTTTTTGTTAACAAATTTAGGGTTATTCATTTGCATGGGATTTTAGATAAGCCCAATTCCCTTGTGTTAACAAAGGAGGATTATGATAAAAAGTATACTAATGATGGTTTCTCAAAAAAAGTCTTAGCATTAATGGTTCATAAATCCTTATTATTCCTCGGTTTCTCTTTTTCTGACGTATATTTTGAAAATTTGTATAATTACGTACAAAAAAACGTGGGCGGGACGCATTTTATAATAACGACAAATGCTGCAAGAGCAGACGAATTAATTAAATTCAATATTATTCCTATTGTGCTGAAAATAAACAACGACACGGAGATCATTTTGGCACTAAGATACTTATTAAAAAATCTTGAGATGAAAAATCATGTTTAG